Genomic DNA from Desulfuromonas versatilis:
CTGCCGCACCAGCTCGAGATCGGGCAGGTCGCGGCCGAAGGCCTGGTGCAGGTAGGCCAGGGCCATGCGGAAGGGTTCGCGGGTGGCGGCGTCGCCCCCGGGCATGGGGACGTAGCGGAAGTGCCCGGCGCGGCGGTAGCCAGCGAAGCCGCCGACCAAAAACTCCCCTCCCCAGATGCGGCCGTCGGTCCCGTAGCCGATGCCGTCGAAGATCACCCCGATGGCCTCGCCGCGCACGCCGTTCTCGGCCAGGCAGCTGGCCAGGTGGGCGTGGTGGTGCTGCACGGCGACCCGGGTCACCCCTTCGAGCTGCTCGGCGTAGCGGCTGGAGAGGTAATCGGGGTGCAGGTCGTGGGCGACCACCGCCGGCTCGAGCTGCAGGATCTCGCGCAGGTGGGCGATGGTCCCCTGGAAGGAGCCGTAGACCTGCTGGTTTTTCAGGTCGCCGACGTGCTGGCTGAGATAGGCGCGGTTCTCCTGGGTCAGGCAGACGGTGTTCTTCAGCTCCGCCCCCAGCGCCAGCACCGAAGGCTGGGACTCGGGGAGAAACACCCCGCGGGGCACGTAGCCCCGCGAACGGCGCAGCAGCAGGGCCTTGCCCCCCATCACCCGGGCGATGGAGTCGTCGGTGCGGGTGTGGATGCGCCGGTTGTGCACCAAAAAGTAGTCGGCGATGGCGCCGAGCCGCTCGCGGGCCTCGGCGTCCTGAAAGGCGATCGGCTCGTCGCTGAGGTTGGCGCTGGTCATCACCAGGGCGAGAAAACCCTGCTCCAGCAGCAGGTAGTGCAGCGGGGTGTAGGGGAGCATAACCCCGAAATAGCGGTTGCGCGGCGCCACCAGGGGCGAAATCGGCCCCCCCGGCTTCTGCCGCAGCAGCACGATGGGCCGCTCCACCCCGCGCAGCAGGCGTCGTTCGGTCTCGTCGAACAGGGCGTAGCGTTCGACCCGGCTCTCGTCGAAGGACATCAGGGCGAAGGGTTTCTCGTCCCGCACCTTGCGCCGGCGCAGCTCGGCCAGCGCCGCATCGTTGCAGGCGTCCGCCGCCAGGTGGTAGCCCCCCAGCCCCTTGACGGCGAGGATCCGCCCGGCCCGCAGCAGCTCGACGCTGCTTGCCAGCGGATCGGCGACGGAGACCGGCTCGCCCCGGGAGTCGAGCAGCGTCAGGGCCGGCCCGCAGTCCGGGCAGGCGTTGGGCTGGGCGTGAAAACGCCGCGAGGCCGGGTCGTCGTACTCGGCCCGGCAGCGCTCGCACATGGGGAAATCGGCCATGGTGGTCTGCGGCCGGTCGTAGGGGATGCCGGTGACGATGGTGTAGCGCGGCCCGCAGTTGGTGCAGTTGATGAAAGGGTAGCGAAAGCGCCGGTCGGCGGGCTCGAACAGCTCCGCCAGACAGTCGTCGCAGACGAAGGTGTCGGGTGAGACCTGGGCGCTGCGCGTTGCCAGCGACTGGCTCTGGCGGATGACGAACGCCCCTTCGCCAACGACGGGAATGTCGCTCCACTCCAGGCGCGAGATGGAGGCCAGCGGCGGCAGCTCCTCGCGCAGCGCGCGCAGAAACGCCTCGAGACGCCCCCCCTCCCCTTCGGCCTCGATGGTCACCCCGCGGCTGTCGTTGAGCACCCAGCCGCAGACGCCCGCCCTACGAGCCGCCTGGTAGACGAAGGGTCGAAAGCCCACCCCCTGCACGATCCCCTCGATGATGATCCGCTTGCGCTGCAAATAAGACTCCCTGAGTTAGGATGAATCCACTCCCTTTTACCACCGATCCGCGTGTGCTGGCAATCTTTGGAGGTGGCCAGTTCAAGAAACCATTTTTTGATCTGAAATCGAGATATTTTGGGTCGGATCAAGGAAGGCCGAGGGTGAGCACGGAGGCGTACCCAGGTACGCCGCACACGCGATCCCTCGGCCTGACGCGGAGCCGGCGCAAAATAGCCGATTTCGGGCAAAAAATAAAAAATTGCCCCGTTCCGGAGGAGGTGGAACGGGGCAATTTGGCCCCGTGGGGACGGGGCCGGCAAATCATCATTGCGCGGAATTTATTTGGCGATCACCGTCGCCCAGGTCGGCAGCTGGTCGATGACCACGCCGAACACCGGGATGACCAGGGCGTAGGTAACCGCCACGGTGATGATGATGCCCAGGATGTTCAGCCCGAAGCCGCTCTTGGCCATCTGCGGAATGGTCACGTAGCCCGAACCGAAGACGATGGCGTTGGGCGGGGTGGCCACCGGCAACATGAAGGCGCAGGAGGCGGCGATGGCCGCCGGCACCACCAGCAGCAGCGGGCTCTGCCCGAGGCCGATGGCGACCGCCGAGAGAATCGGCATGACCATGGCCGCGGTGGCGGTGTTGGAGGTCAGCTCGGTGAGGAAGATGATCAGGGTCGCTACGGCCACGACCAGCACCACCACCGGGGCGTTTTCCAGCAGGCTGACCTGGCCGCCGATCCAATCGGCGAGCTTGGTCTCTT
This window encodes:
- the hypF gene encoding carbamoyltransferase HypF yields the protein MQRKRIIIEGIVQGVGFRPFVYQAARRAGVCGWVLNDSRGVTIEAEGEGGRLEAFLRALREELPPLASISRLEWSDIPVVGEGAFVIRQSQSLATRSAQVSPDTFVCDDCLAELFEPADRRFRYPFINCTNCGPRYTIVTGIPYDRPQTTMADFPMCERCRAEYDDPASRRFHAQPNACPDCGPALTLLDSRGEPVSVADPLASSVELLRAGRILAVKGLGGYHLAADACNDAALAELRRRKVRDEKPFALMSFDESRVERYALFDETERRLLRGVERPIVLLRQKPGGPISPLVAPRNRYFGVMLPYTPLHYLLLEQGFLALVMTSANLSDEPIAFQDAEARERLGAIADYFLVHNRRIHTRTDDSIARVMGGKALLLRRSRGYVPRGVFLPESQPSVLALGAELKNTVCLTQENRAYLSQHVGDLKNQQVYGSFQGTIAHLREILQLEPAVVAHDLHPDYLSSRYAEQLEGVTRVAVQHHHAHLASCLAENGVRGEAIGVIFDGIGYGTDGRIWGGEFLVGGFAGYRRAGHFRYVPMPGGDAATREPFRMALAYLHQAFGRDLPDLELVRQTPERDLKLLLQMIEKGINSPLTSSCGRLFDAVAALAEVRRTVSYEGQAALELEMAIEGKGEAEAYPVRVVEEEGMLIFDQAGLIRALCADLQAGASTSLVSARFHRGLAALILDVCRRLRQQTGLQDVALSGGVFQNRFLTEASLALLEADGFTVHTHSLVPPNDGGLALGQAVIAGRLAVS